The window agaaaacaaattaTAAGTTTATCAAATCTTTGTTGGGAAAGCTCAATCACTATAAAACCAGAATTTGCACCATTTGACACAATTACAAACACATAACACATATCCAAAGTCTACAACAAAACAGTACATGAAATTCGAGTTCAATGAGCGGAGTGGGTAGCGGCGGTTGTCTTCTTGAAATCAATCTTGTCAACCTTAACCTCTCCATCGATGAGTTCGTAGACATAAACAACCACACGAAGACCATCAATGTCCATGAGGACAAAGCTCGGGTTGACATCATAGGTGATGCTACTATAAGCGCCGCTGGCAGACCCTGGGTTTATAACGACGCCTCCTTCATGTTTGTACGCTGTGAACTGATGGGTGTGGCCTGTCACAAGGATGTCTACATCCAACTGCCTCTGAAGCATGGCTAGTGAGTCTAGGTCTCCCCATGGAATAACCTACAGAACATCAAATCAAGTTACAACTTCATTATCGTTGGGTGAAATATGAAGATATACAAGGAAAGGAAAAATTGACACAGCTTTCTCTGATGactttgaaatttaaaaagaatGCGATATGCCAAATGTAAACACCATTGCAGTAGTGTATATAATTGCCTCATTCCAAATAACCGCATGAAATACTTATATTCATCACAAGGGCACCAACTGTTTTGGCtacaaaaggaaaaagataTGGTAGTTGTACACCTATTTCTCTTCAAAAGGGGTACCAACTCAAAATCTCTCAGGAGCTGAAGTTACATTTTTCTACTCTTGATGGAACTTCTCTAGGTGGAATAAACAGATAAACTAATGCAATTTATTATATCTCTTCGAAATGATCACAGAACACCTTTCAAGTATTACTTATTCTTATTTTTTCCTACTGCAAGAAAGAGTGATATGTTTCATGCTGAAGGCATTGTGAAACATAAATGGGCATATGATGAAGTGACATCGTAAGCTTATATTGTAACAGGAAACGTGTCCCGAGTTTAAGGGACTGGTAAATCAGCATAAGTATTTGATCCAACAACCGGAAAAGACTTGGTGTAGaagtaatattaaaaataacaGTTCATGGAGAAGTAATGTATCATCCGCTTGGTGACAGGTCAAATGCAATGTCTTGAGATATTAAACATACTTGGTTTAATATAGATAAATTAAGTGAAGAGATAAAGGGGAAGCATACCTGGTGGCCATGACACAGCCCTAGCTTGAACTGACCAATGGTTAGTGTTTTGGTCTCTGGGTATTTTGTCTCTTCATCATACTCACCTCGAGTAATATGCAAGTCAGGACAAAGTGTCTTCAAGTAGTCATGAACTTCCTGAAATTTAGTAGCAAATTCTGAGAAGTGGCATAATGTACGACCAAAATAAATGTGACcttaagaaatttaataatgtacAACCAAAATAGTAGTAGTGCTGCAGAAACTAAAAGTAGATTATTAGCCGTTGCATGAGCCATAACATACTTGGAGACCAAGCAGATACGATGACAAACATATGACATGTTAGAAATAATTGGCAAAGTAATAGATGTTAGAGTAAATGTACAAATTAATGAAATGAAAGTTCTATCCAGAAATCTAGCAATAGCAACAGGGTACATGCAGACATTACCCAATGAAGCAGTCGGTAACAAGAAATTCTTCGCGTTCAAAATAAATATACACATGGGTGGATGCACACTATTTCCTAGTCAGTCGTATCCGATTGACATTGTTTTCTGGTAATCACTCTCAATCCAAGTCTATACAGCAACATGCGCAAAAGTCCGACAATAACCCACATTCAGAATGCCTTTCCTAAATGCAAGATATTACTTTCTGGGCAACCAAACAAGAGAAAACACAGCAAAAATAACCCCAAGATCACTTCGAAATGGGAATTAATCAAGACCCAATAGCCAAAATTGGAGAGAATCAATGAGGGATTCATAGAATCCCAGAAAGAAACATACTTTGATACAAAGATTTCCAGTGCAAATGATGTGCTGGATCTTGCCAGGAACAAGCATGGACTTGAACTTTGCAGGCAGATCAGGTGCCCTGTGGGGTATGTGCAAATCCCCCAAGGCCAACACCAACACCATCCTCACTCACTCTCGCCACTAATCAAAACCcacttcacaaaatctgcagaaaacccccaaaaattaaatataaaataaaaaacaaaaggatTTGCATATGAAATCACGAATATTCTTCTTCAGATGAGCTAATTAATCAGTGATTAGCACAAACTAAATACAATTAGATAATTGGGAATAAATTAAATGGGATTTAAGAGAATTGGGATCGTACCTGAGGAATTTTGGTTGATCTTGCAGAAAGCTTATGGCATGGAAATTGTAAAACCTCCTTCGTTGGTGACGTGCTctcaaattcttcttcttccttttttgtctttttcttggGGTACCGTCTTTTTTGTCAACGGAAGTTCAAAAGGCCACGACGTCGTTTCCAGCCATAGAGCGGGATGCCTGTTGGACCTAAGATTTGAGCTTTCATCACAAAACCGAAACTCAAGTGCCCAACCCAATGAGCATAGAAATGGCAAAGAAGCCCAACAATACAAGCCCGAGGCCCAAGGCTCCTTGCTTATTTGAAATAAATAATGTTTTTGTTgcaagttatatattagttaaagtgtaaatattAGTTTATAGTCCAACATTgatgaagtacatatgtaataccaattataactcctatatatactcaattttagagattaatgaatatataagaaattctcaaatattgttatatatattttttgtatttaccatgtttagtttgatATGGAATCAGAACAGTTCGCTCTTGGTGATCTGTGTGCTTTAGTTTTGTGCCCACCTTTGTCGTGATTTCCTtcattgaaaaaagaaaaagaaaaagtaaatagTGTCGCTTTGTTGCATGGCGTGAACAATGGTATGCATTGTGAACAGTGATCCTCTACAGTGCTGTAACAGTGATTGCTACGGTACCATGAATAGTCTACTGCTACAGTGCCATGAACAGTGATTTACTACGGTGTTCTagtaaattgttttcatttcgctgcgtatcttttgtgcctttattgttcgtgatttagttcaatggctcaatataatcatagtgttgttatgcatcttggtggaacaaataaatggataattgatactggggccactgatcatgtgactggtgaccctagagtgtttgatgagttatgtgactatgttcgtgatccatatattactagtgcaaatgAAGCACCTTCCCCTATGAAAGGTGAAGAGTGAAGGCACTATCTCTCTTACTCCGACCTTATCATTGGtccgtgctttacttgttcctgatGTTAAGTGCAATTTTTTGTtggtaggaaaacttcttgataccttatattgttctgctcacttctaccctacttattgttattttcaagacatTCAAATTCAAAAGATAATTGATCGTGGTAAAAGAATAgggggtttgtacatcttgactatggaggatactgttgtttccggttcaaataatcatcaagttttaagtgctagagtggatgacagacatcaaatttggttgtggtatcgacgattgggacatccatcattcagttatatgaaacatctatttctttctttgtttcgcacttgtagtgattcagagttcaattatgaaacatgtgtcatggctaagagtcatcgtgcGCCTTTTTTCctgtaagtgattctaaagctattttgccatttgatttgatacattctgatgtgtggggtctggcgaaagttacttctaatggattccgttggtttgttacttttattgatgatgtgcATGTCTACTTTCACCAGCGGAGTAAACTTGAATCATGTGCTCTCTGATGTGtctttattgggtatgctaacaataaaaaaggctataagtgttatcatcctccgactcaaaaaacttatattacctACCATGGGTGTCACATTCCACGAGGAATTTGTGAAGCTCTCTTCCGACTCTCCACTTCAGGGGGAGAAATGAGTGAAGTGCAGATTCGAAGAGatggtatggatgatgtgttacaggTAAAGTTGGGAACATAACCTATTATGTTGCGTGATATTGATCAGTCGGCTACAGATAGTGATCGGTCACCTGTCATTCCCGGAACTATTTCTACTGACGATAGATCAGATGTGCTCAGTGAGTTGCCTATTAATATGTCTGACAAATTACCTTTTGATGATCAGTTGCCTGCTCTTGGTATGTCTAACGAGTTGCCTGATAATGGTTCATCTAatgatgattcttctaacaaTTTGGTACAAGACggtggcatacatgaggtaaattctAACGATTCTTCTACTTCTCAGTTGCCTTCACgagctaatcgtggaaaacctaaagtacaatatgagcctAATATGCATGCCAcattaataatatattttttatttaataattaataatatattttttatttaataatatatttaatttatatttaataatatatttaatttatatttaataatatatttaatttattaaaatagaaaatttAAAGCCAAATATCTTATCAAtaattatgtgtctactcatcgtttgtccaaaccttatgcatcttacatatgtcagctatctagtgtatcaattccaacaaaattgcaagatgctttgtccaaccctaagtgggttaaatgccatgaaagttgagatggaagctttggaaaagaattctacttaggatttggttcctttaccaaacGGGAAGAAAGCTGTTGGATGTAGATGAGTATTCACTATTAAGCACAAATCAGATGGTTTTATTGACCGGtataaaactagattagttgctaagggttatactTAAACCTATGGGGTGGGCTATCATGAGACTTTTGCTCatgttgccaaactt is drawn from Malus domestica chromosome 14, GDT2T_hap1 and contains these coding sequences:
- the LOC103447852 gene encoding vacuolar protein sorting-associated protein 29 — its product is MVLVLALGDLHIPHRAPDLPAKFKSMLVPGKIQHIICTGNLCIKEVHDYLKTLCPDLHITRGEYDEETKYPETKTLTIGQFKLGLCHGHQVIPWGDLDSLAMLQRQLDVDILVTGHTHQFTAYKHEGGVVINPGSASGAYSSITYDVNPSFVLMDIDGLRVVVYVYELIDGEVKVDKIDFKKTTAATHSAH